The Poseidonibacter antarcticus genome includes a region encoding these proteins:
- a CDS encoding sensor histidine kinase: protein MSLTYKLFISVLISVIISFILFASVVIKIEKDKVNEVFYSKIEHNKEIYSTSISTLLYTLNEDVIKSIINSIYKDNEIMKLELIDNSNFINIKIDSNNYKNENLVKSVISLKYNDEDLGKLIIYYSKYLIIEHLEKYKLIIFSFALLLTLLLSLIVYFFINKVSSSLKLLTNASIKISQGDLSQELTIDRKDEIGMLSEQFEFMRKALIQRRDINKKQLIEIKEKDSILIQQTKMAAMGEMLENISHQWRQPLSVISTAATGAKLQKEMDTLSDSQLIFILTSINNSAQYLSQTIEDFSAFFDPRNNKEKSFLISDTIKKTLSIVNLQFTSKNINIIENIEDCTILAIENELIQVFVNILNNARDALLKFVDKQRFIFIDTYIKNNYLYIDIKDNAKGIDEKIIDKIFEPYFTTKHQSQGTGVGLYMCDNIVRTHLKGNIIVKNESFKYKDILYTGTKFTISIRIKKEI, encoded by the coding sequence ATGAGCTTAACTTATAAACTATTTATCTCTGTACTTATTTCAGTAATTATTTCTTTTATTTTATTTGCTAGTGTAGTAATTAAAATTGAAAAAGACAAAGTTAATGAAGTATTTTATTCAAAAATTGAGCACAATAAAGAAATTTATAGTACTTCAATATCAACCTTACTTTACACATTAAATGAAGATGTAATAAAATCAATAATTAATTCGATATATAAAGATAACGAAATTATGAAATTAGAATTAATTGATAATTCTAATTTCATAAATATAAAAATAGATAGTAATAATTACAAAAATGAAAACTTAGTAAAAAGCGTTATTTCTTTAAAATATAATGATGAAGATTTAGGAAAACTAATAATTTATTATTCAAAATATTTAATAATTGAACATTTAGAAAAATATAAATTAATAATATTTTCATTTGCTTTACTATTAACTTTATTATTAAGTTTAATTGTTTATTTTTTTATTAATAAGGTTTCATCTTCTTTAAAATTATTAACAAATGCAAGTATAAAAATTTCACAAGGAGATTTAAGCCAAGAACTTACTATTGATAGAAAAGATGAAATAGGTATGCTATCTGAACAATTTGAGTTTATGAGAAAAGCATTAATACAAAGAAGAGATATAAATAAAAAACAATTAATTGAAATAAAAGAAAAAGATTCAATATTAATTCAACAAACAAAAATGGCAGCTATGGGTGAAATGTTAGAAAATATTTCGCATCAATGGCGACAACCATTATCAGTTATCTCAACTGCAGCAACGGGTGCAAAACTTCAAAAAGAAATGGATACTTTATCAGATAGTCAATTAATTTTTATATTAACTAGTATTAATAATTCTGCACAATATCTTTCTCAAACAATTGAAGACTTTAGTGCTTTCTTTGATCCAAGAAATAATAAAGAAAAGAGTTTTTTGATTTCTGATACAATTAAAAAAACTTTAAGTATTGTAAATTTACAATTTACATCTAAAAATATTAATATTATCGAAAATATAGAAGACTGCACTATTCTTGCAATTGAAAATGAATTAATACAAGTTTTTGTTAATATATTAAATAATGCAAGAGACGCACTATTAAAATTTGTAGATAAACAAAGATTTATCTTTATTGATACATATATAAAAAATAATTATTTATATATTGATATAAAAGATAATGCAAAGGGTATTGATGAGAAGATAATTGATAAGATTTTTGAACCATACTTTACTACAAAACATCAAAGTCAAGGCACAGGAGTAGGATTATACATGTGTGATAATATTGTTAGAACTCATTTAAAAGGAAATATTATAGTTAAGAATGAGTCATTTAAATATAAAGATATTCTTTATACAGGAACAAAATTCACTATTAGTATCAGAATAAAAAAAGAAATTTAG
- a CDS encoding HdeD family acid-resistance protein, translated as MWKYPISESLFDNFSKYSKISGFIFIILGLIGILYPVFLTHVTVSFVAWLMLSGGVIAGYFTYLSDKSDYLGWLKSFILIFIGFFILYYPISAIGTVGLLIAIYFFMDSFANLSLALSMRPVNGWIWWLINAFFSFFIGIFFIVGWPFSSEYLIGLVIGFSLFFDGIALLVTGSIFKKMSK; from the coding sequence ATGTGGAAATATCCTATAAGTGAGAGTCTTTTTGATAATTTTAGTAAATATTCAAAAATTTCAGGATTTATCTTTATTATATTAGGTTTGATAGGAATACTTTATCCTGTGTTTTTGACGCATGTAACAGTTTCTTTTGTTGCATGGCTTATGCTTTCAGGTGGTGTTATAGCAGGTTATTTCACTTATTTAAGTGATAAAAGTGATTATTTAGGATGGCTTAAGAGTTTTATCTTAATCTTTATTGGTTTTTTTATTCTTTATTATCCAATTTCAGCAATTGGAACAGTTGGGTTACTAATAGCTATTTATTTTTTTATGGATTCATTTGCAAATCTTTCTCTTGCACTTTCTATGCGTCCTGTAAATGGTTGGATATGGTGGTTAATAAATGCATTCTTCTCATTTTTTATTGGTATATTTTTTATAGTAGGCTGGCCTTTTAGTTCAGAATATCTTATTGGATTAGTAATTGGATTTAGTCTTTTCTTTGATGGTATTGCTTTACTAGTAACTGGCTCTATTTTTAAAAAGATGTCAAAATAA
- a CDS encoding transporter substrate-binding domain-containing protein — MKRINILTFYIFTMLIPISIIASPLTLTYHSADNNKDVRKHYEIEILTLALEKTKNKYGDYKLIPSKKMTIKRAAYNLRKNKIKNFILKDSVKNKYLDEFSFANFPVDRGIVGYRVSFISPKMKEKINDIKSLEQLKTLKIAQGVGWLDTDILKVNGFNVSIIANYSSFFRMLTLNRIDLFPRGINEVLEEYNSYKYLDKLDYDKTFAIYYPLPRFFFMNKKNKEITKRIEKGLKIAYYDGSLNKLFKKYYQPSIDFVNIKQRKIYKINNPFLINIDKSYEKYNYHFLIK; from the coding sequence ATGAAAAGAATAAATATTCTTACTTTTTATATTTTTACAATGTTAATACCTATATCTATTATAGCTTCTCCTCTTACACTAACTTATCATTCTGCAGATAACAATAAAGATGTTAGAAAACATTATGAAATAGAAATACTAACTCTTGCATTAGAAAAAACAAAAAATAAATATGGTGATTATAAATTAATTCCTTCAAAAAAAATGACAATAAAACGTGCTGCATATAATTTAAGAAAAAATAAAATAAAGAATTTTATCTTAAAAGATTCTGTTAAGAATAAATACCTAGATGAGTTTTCATTTGCTAATTTTCCAGTAGATAGAGGAATTGTAGGCTATCGAGTAAGTTTTATTTCTCCAAAAATGAAAGAAAAAATTAATGATATTAAATCATTAGAACAACTAAAAACATTAAAAATTGCACAAGGTGTAGGTTGGTTAGATACTGATATTTTAAAAGTAAATGGATTTAATGTAAGTATAATTGCTAACTATAGTAGTTTTTTTCGTATGTTAACATTAAATAGAATTGATCTTTTTCCAAGAGGAATCAATGAAGTTTTAGAAGAATACAATTCATATAAATATTTAGATAAACTAGATTATGATAAAACATTCGCCATATATTACCCTCTTCCTCGTTTTTTCTTTATGAATAAAAAAAATAAAGAAATTACAAAAAGAATAGAAAAAGGGCTAAAAATTGCATATTATGATGGTTCATTAAATAAGTTATTTAAGAAATATTACCAACCTAGTATTGATTTTGTAAATATTAAACAAAGAAAAATTTATAAAATAAATAATCCTTTTCTCATAAATATTGATAAATCTTATGAAAAATACAATTATCATTTTTTAATAAAGTAG
- a CDS encoding arylesterase, which yields MKKIILILLLITLQIVNAKTSNNTILFLGDSLTEGLGVNKEDAFPKLVESMIQNELKKDITIINGGVSGSTTSDGLARLRWYLKKKPYIVFLALGANDGLRGLNLTQSKRNLEEIINYAQKANAKVILAGMLVPPNYGPDYSQRFKEMYEELKIKYNLKTMPFLLDGVAGKKDLNQRDGIHPNEQGHKIIAKKVFMLLKEEL from the coding sequence ATGAAAAAAATTATACTAATATTGTTATTAATAACACTACAAATCGTAAATGCGAAGACTTCAAACAATACTATTCTCTTCTTAGGAGATTCTCTAACAGAAGGTTTAGGGGTTAATAAAGAAGATGCATTTCCAAAATTAGTCGAATCAATGATTCAAAATGAACTTAAAAAAGATATTACTATTATAAATGGTGGAGTAAGTGGATCTACAACTTCTGATGGACTTGCTCGTTTAAGATGGTACTTAAAAAAGAAACCATATATAGTTTTTTTAGCTCTTGGTGCAAATGATGGATTAAGAGGTTTAAACCTAACTCAAAGTAAAAGAAATTTAGAAGAAATTATAAACTACGCACAAAAAGCTAATGCAAAAGTAATACTAGCAGGAATGCTAGTTCCACCAAATTATGGACCTGATTATTCACAACGTTTTAAAGAGATGTATGAAGAATTAAAAATAAAATACAATTTAAAAACTATGCCATTTTTATTAGATGGAGTTGCAGGAAAAAAAGACCTAAATCAAAGAGATGGAATTCATCCAAATGAGCAAGGTCATAAAATAATCGCAAAAAAAGTTTTTATGCTTTTAAAGGAAGAATTATAA
- a CDS encoding ABC transporter permease, with protein MLVIELVLKALARSKSFSLVFILNFCLAIAALSYLQFFKGSIDTSLETKAKGLLGADLVISSRFPITSDQIEDIKNKLPQIKKFNEGISTVSMIASKKRARLMELVKINEGFPYYGGLVFKDKSIYPKGAILPKENEVWVYQEVLDLLDLKLGESLKIGKENFIIRKVIEDDSLKAVSFSGFMPKVYISEEGLKRSELLQFGSTARYKLNYQFKENFDNDKLEEIENNLEKNIDQSLRALSPNDGRDRLLRVLNFVTNFLSLVSLVSFFLGLVGLIYLYSGYLQKHQKDITVLSDLGFSKRNLILTYLLHLFVLISISSIIVFSLITLSAQFIGPIVQKLIDFNFDFSLDYYFFLKSSVILFFLSLSIGLPLILPLIQREKQNFFKMVLGFIPFLILLLLLSHGVTPAKNVGFYFASAVLVLIIFFFALGSFVLKRFDFSGHLQNLSLSLALKNITRGKKTSLTLFTAIVLCTTFFSLIPQVGSSLSNALTLSVDERPRFFVIDAKEEQIEDIKTQVNKMGAKLENIAPMIRGRIIKINNLDFTSHSIKNADEKIKEEKSEVKNAAVNLSYRTNLKNSEEIIEGRKFSGVYDSEDFSKPIEVSVEKGYANRRGINLGDSLVFDVLGLELQGVVVNIRTVKWTEFVPNFFLILQEGAINDAPKTVLATISSGDYNAQEMLISLSDLFPSLTVIDVKNLFESFASLVKNVTNITDKMSLYSIIIGLLMSFIIIQYQMNLQKNNILRLKMIGVKNKTIRNSFLLEFGLISFTASTFGIILGSLGSYFISSLLFDSYWDFRPDVLLLYFFFIPILTILIVSFFTSKMIHQKENILFGE; from the coding sequence ATGTTAGTAATAGAACTTGTTTTAAAAGCACTTGCACGTTCAAAATCTTTTTCTTTGGTATTTATTTTAAACTTTTGTTTAGCTATTGCAGCACTTTCATATCTTCAATTTTTTAAAGGAAGTATAGATACATCTTTAGAAACAAAAGCAAAGGGTTTACTTGGTGCAGATTTAGTTATATCTTCTAGATTTCCAATAACTAGTGATCAAATAGAAGATATAAAAAATAAACTCCCACAAATCAAGAAGTTTAATGAAGGAATTTCAACTGTTAGTATGATAGCTTCCAAAAAAAGAGCTAGACTAATGGAACTTGTAAAAATAAACGAAGGTTTTCCATATTATGGAGGATTAGTTTTCAAAGATAAATCTATTTATCCAAAAGGTGCTATTTTACCTAAAGAAAACGAAGTTTGGGTTTATCAAGAAGTTTTAGATTTACTTGATTTAAAACTAGGAGAATCACTAAAAATCGGAAAAGAAAACTTTATTATAAGAAAAGTTATAGAAGATGATTCATTAAAAGCTGTAAGTTTTAGTGGTTTTATGCCAAAAGTTTATATAAGTGAAGAAGGATTAAAAAGAAGTGAACTTCTACAGTTTGGCTCAACTGCTAGATATAAATTAAACTATCAATTCAAAGAAAATTTTGATAATGATAAATTAGAAGAAATTGAAAATAATCTAGAAAAGAATATTGACCAAAGCTTACGTGCTTTATCTCCAAATGATGGTAGAGATAGATTATTGCGTGTGTTAAACTTTGTTACAAATTTCTTATCATTGGTTTCACTTGTTTCTTTCTTTTTAGGACTTGTTGGTCTTATATATTTATACTCAGGATATTTACAAAAACATCAAAAAGATATTACAGTATTAAGTGATTTAGGCTTTAGTAAAAGGAATCTAATCCTTACTTATCTTTTACATTTATTTGTATTAATCTCTATTTCAAGTATTATAGTCTTTTCACTTATTACTTTGTCCGCACAATTTATAGGTCCTATTGTTCAAAAACTTATAGATTTTAATTTTGATTTTTCACTTGATTATTATTTCTTCTTAAAATCTTCAGTAATATTATTTTTCTTAAGTTTAAGTATCGGTCTTCCTTTAATTTTGCCTTTAATTCAAAGAGAAAAACAAAACTTTTTTAAGATGGTTTTAGGATTTATACCTTTTTTAATTCTTCTTTTGCTTTTATCTCATGGGGTAACTCCTGCAAAAAATGTAGGTTTTTACTTTGCAAGTGCTGTTTTAGTATTAATCATTTTCTTTTTTGCTCTTGGCTCATTCGTTTTAAAAAGATTTGATTTTTCTGGACATTTACAAAACCTATCTTTATCATTAGCTTTAAAGAATATTACAAGAGGAAAGAAAACATCCTTAACACTGTTTACAGCTATTGTGTTATGTACAACATTCTTTAGTCTTATTCCTCAAGTTGGTTCATCTTTATCAAATGCATTAACTCTAAGTGTTGATGAAAGACCTCGTTTCTTTGTCATTGATGCAAAAGAAGAGCAAATAGAAGATATAAAAACTCAAGTTAATAAAATGGGTGCAAAACTAGAAAATATTGCACCAATGATTCGAGGACGAATAATAAAAATAAATAATCTTGATTTTACAAGTCATTCTATTAAAAATGCAGATGAAAAAATAAAAGAAGAAAAAAGTGAAGTTAAAAATGCAGCTGTAAATCTCTCATATAGAACAAATCTAAAAAATAGTGAAGAGATTATTGAAGGAAGAAAGTTTTCTGGTGTTTATGATTCTGAAGATTTTTCTAAACCAATAGAAGTAAGTGTTGAAAAAGGTTATGCAAATAGACGAGGAATAAACTTAGGTGATAGCCTAGTTTTTGATGTTTTAGGTTTAGAATTACAAGGTGTAGTAGTAAATATTAGAACAGTTAAATGGACTGAATTTGTTCCAAATTTCTTTTTAATCTTGCAAGAAGGTGCTATTAATGATGCTCCTAAAACAGTTTTAGCAACAATTTCTTCAGGTGATTATAATGCTCAAGAAATGCTAATAAGCTTATCTGATTTATTTCCATCTTTAACTGTTATTGATGTTAAAAATTTATTTGAATCATTTGCAAGTCTTGTAAAAAATGTAACAAATATAACAGACAAAATGAGTCTTTACTCAATCATAATTGGACTTCTTATGAGTTTTATAATCATACAATATCAAATGAATTTACAAAAAAACAATATCTTAAGACTAAAAATGATTGGTGTAAAAAACAAAACTATTAGAAACTCTTTTTTACTAGAATTTGGTTTAATCTCTTTTACTGCTAGTACTTTTGGAATAATCTTAGGAAGTCTTGGCTCTTACTTTATAAGTTCTTTACTTTTTGATTCTTATTGGGATTTTAGACCTGATGTTTTATTATTATACTTTTTCTTTATACCAATTTTAACAATCTTGATTGTTAGCTTTTTTACTTCAAAAATGATTCATCAAAAAGAGAATATTCTTTTTGGTGAATAA
- a CDS encoding ABC transporter ATP-binding protein, with product MLEIKSLKKSYHQGSQSIDIFENLNFHVEKGQRVAIMGKSGSGKSTLLSLISGIIKADSGDIILNSVSYKDLKESELNDFRATNIGFVFQNFHLVSYLNALENVMLPAKVCNIPNPKEKAIELLESVGLSHRLDHLPSQLSGGEKQRVAIARALIHNPKIILADEPSGNLDEETGIAVMDILFELIKKNNMTLILVTHSKDVATRCEKTYELNMGKLTIC from the coding sequence ATGTTAGAAATAAAATCACTAAAAAAATCATACCATCAAGGTTCACAAAGTATTGATATATTTGAAAACTTAAATTTTCATGTAGAAAAAGGACAAAGAGTTGCTATTATGGGAAAATCAGGAAGTGGGAAATCAACACTACTTTCACTTATCTCTGGAATAATAAAAGCAGATTCTGGTGATATTATTTTGAACTCTGTTTCATACAAAGATTTAAAAGAAAGTGAACTAAATGATTTTAGAGCTACAAATATTGGTTTTGTATTTCAAAATTTTCATTTAGTATCTTATTTAAATGCCTTAGAAAATGTAATGCTTCCTGCAAAGGTTTGTAATATTCCAAATCCTAAAGAAAAAGCAATTGAACTTTTAGAAAGTGTTGGACTCTCTCATAGATTGGATCATTTACCCTCACAATTAAGTGGTGGAGAAAAACAAAGAGTTGCAATAGCACGTGCTTTGATACATAATCCTAAAATTATATTGGCAGATGAACCAAGTGGAAACTTGGATGAAGAAACAGGAATTGCAGTTATGGATATACTTTTTGAACTAATAAAAAAGAATAATATGACTTTGATTTTAGTAACACACTCAAAAGATGTTGCAACTCGTTGTGAAAAGACTTATGAGCTTAATATGGGAAAATTAACTATATGTTAG